A stretch of Homo sapiens chromosome 12, GRCh38.p14 Primary Assembly DNA encodes these proteins:
- the RHEBL1 gene encoding GTPase RhebL1 isoform X3, which translates to MPLVRYRKVVILGYRCVVRKDRGCECGWMIWIQLSHCSPQGRHLWHINLWKASSRKATILQWRIDEYSILPYSFIIGVHGYVLVYSVTSLHSFQVIESLYQKLHEGHGKTRVPVVLVGNKADLSPEREVQAVEGKKLAESWGATFMESSARENQLTQGIFTKVIQEIARVENSYGQERRCHLM; encoded by the exons ATGCCGCTAGTCCGCTACAGGAAGGTGGTCATCCTCGGATACCGCTGTGTAG TCCGAAAGGACAGAGGATGTGAATGTGGATGGATGATTTGGATACAACTGTCACACTGCTCCCCACAGGGAAGACATCTTTGGCACATCAATTTGTGGAAGGCGAGTTCTCGGAAGGCTACGATCCTACAGTGGAGAATA GATGAGTACAGCATTCTGCCCTATTCATTCATCATTGGGGTCCATGGTTATGTGCTTGTGTATTCTGTCACCTCTCTGCATAG CTTCCAAGTCATTGAGAGTCTGTACCAAAAGCTACATGAAGGCCATGGGAAAACCCG GGTGCCAGTGGTTCTAGTGGGGAACAAGGCAGATCTCTCTCCAGAGAG AGAGGTACAGGCAGTTGAAGGAAAGAAGCTGGCAGAGTCCTGGGGTGCGACATTTATGGAGTCATCTGCTCGAGAGAATCAG CTGACTCAAGGCATCTTCACCAAAGTCATCCAGGAGATTGCCCGTGTGGAGAATTCCTATGGGCAAGAGCGTCGCTGCCATCTCATGTGA
- the RHEBL1 gene encoding GTPase RhebL1 isoform 2 (isoform 2 is encoded by transcript variant 2), with product MWMDDLDTTVTLLPTGKTSLAHQFVEGEFSEGYDPTVENTYSKIVTLGKDEFHLHLVDTAGQDEYSILPYSFIIGVHGYVLVYSVTSLHSFQVIESLYQKLHEGHGKTRVPVVLVGNKADLSPEREVQAVEGKKLAESWGATFMESSARENQLTQGIFTKVIQEIARVENSYGQERRCHLM from the exons ATGTGGATGGATGATTTGGATACAACTGTCACACTGCTCCCCACAGGGAAGACATCTTTGGCACATCAATTTGTGGAAGGCGAGTTCTCGGAAGGCTACGATCCTACAGTGGAGAATA cttACAGCAAGATAGTGACTCTTGGCAAAGATGAGTTTCACCTACATCTGGTGGACACAGCAGGGCAG GATGAGTACAGCATTCTGCCCTATTCATTCATCATTGGGGTCCATGGTTATGTGCTTGTGTATTCTGTCACCTCTCTGCATAG CTTCCAAGTCATTGAGAGTCTGTACCAAAAGCTACATGAAGGCCATGGGAAAACCCG GGTGCCAGTGGTTCTAGTGGGGAACAAGGCAGATCTCTCTCCAGAGAG AGAGGTACAGGCAGTTGAAGGAAAGAAGCTGGCAGAGTCCTGGGGTGCGACATTTATGGAGTCATCTGCTCGAGAGAATCAG CTGACTCAAGGCATCTTCACCAAAGTCATCCAGGAGATTGCCCGTGTGGAGAATTCCTATGGGCAAGAGCGTCGCTGCCATCTCATGTGA
- the RHEBL1 gene encoding GTPase RhebL1 isoform 1 (isoform 1 is encoded by transcript variant 1), translating to MPLVRYRKVVILGYRCVGKTSLAHQFVEGEFSEGYDPTVENTYSKIVTLGKDEFHLHLVDTAGQDEYSILPYSFIIGVHGYVLVYSVTSLHSFQVIESLYQKLHEGHGKTRVPVVLVGNKADLSPEREVQAVEGKKLAESWGATFMESSARENQLTQGIFTKVIQEIARVENSYGQERRCHLM from the exons ATGCCGCTAGTCCGCTACAGGAAGGTGGTCATCCTCGGATACCGCTGTGTAG GGAAGACATCTTTGGCACATCAATTTGTGGAAGGCGAGTTCTCGGAAGGCTACGATCCTACAGTGGAGAATA cttACAGCAAGATAGTGACTCTTGGCAAAGATGAGTTTCACCTACATCTGGTGGACACAGCAGGGCAG GATGAGTACAGCATTCTGCCCTATTCATTCATCATTGGGGTCCATGGTTATGTGCTTGTGTATTCTGTCACCTCTCTGCATAG CTTCCAAGTCATTGAGAGTCTGTACCAAAAGCTACATGAAGGCCATGGGAAAACCCG GGTGCCAGTGGTTCTAGTGGGGAACAAGGCAGATCTCTCTCCAGAGAG AGAGGTACAGGCAGTTGAAGGAAAGAAGCTGGCAGAGTCCTGGGGTGCGACATTTATGGAGTCATCTGCTCGAGAGAATCAG CTGACTCAAGGCATCTTCACCAAAGTCATCCAGGAGATTGCCCGTGTGGAGAATTCCTATGGGCAAGAGCGTCGCTGCCATCTCATGTGA
- the RHEBL1 gene encoding GTPase RhebL1 isoform X1 yields the protein MPLVRYRKVVILGYRCVGKTSLAHQFVEGEFSEGYDPTVENTYSKIVTLGKDEFHLHLVDTAGQDEYSILPYSFIIGVHGYVLVYSVTSLHSFQVIESLYQKLHEGHGKTRVPVVLVGNKADLSPEREVQAVEGKKLAESWGATFMESSARENQVLGLKTRRVVMVAVFSLLYCLVVGMLREWGFHPRAGWYWH from the exons ATGCCGCTAGTCCGCTACAGGAAGGTGGTCATCCTCGGATACCGCTGTGTAG GGAAGACATCTTTGGCACATCAATTTGTGGAAGGCGAGTTCTCGGAAGGCTACGATCCTACAGTGGAGAATA cttACAGCAAGATAGTGACTCTTGGCAAAGATGAGTTTCACCTACATCTGGTGGACACAGCAGGGCAG GATGAGTACAGCATTCTGCCCTATTCATTCATCATTGGGGTCCATGGTTATGTGCTTGTGTATTCTGTCACCTCTCTGCATAG CTTCCAAGTCATTGAGAGTCTGTACCAAAAGCTACATGAAGGCCATGGGAAAACCCG GGTGCCAGTGGTTCTAGTGGGGAACAAGGCAGATCTCTCTCCAGAGAG AGAGGTACAGGCAGTTGAAGGAAAGAAGCTGGCAGAGTCCTGGGGTGCGACATTTATGGAGTCATCTGCTCGAGAGAATCAGGTGCTGGGCCTGAAGACTAGAAGGGTGGTGATGGTAGCTGTGTTTTCCTTATTGTACTGCTTGGTGGTGGGAATGTTGCGGGAATGGGGCTTTCACCCCAGAGCTGGGTGGTATTGGCACTGA
- the RHEBL1 gene encoding GTPase RhebL1 isoform X2 has protein sequence MWMDDLDTTVTLLPTGKTSLAHQFVEGEFSEGYDPTVENTYSKIVTLGKDEFHLHLVDTAGQDEYSILPYSFIIGVHGYVLVYSVTSLHSFQVIESLYQKLHEGHGKTRVPVVLVGNKADLSPEREVQAVEGKKLAESWGATFMESSARENQVLGLKTRRVVMVAVFSLLYCLVVGMLREWGFHPRAGWYWH, from the exons ATGTGGATGGATGATTTGGATACAACTGTCACACTGCTCCCCACAGGGAAGACATCTTTGGCACATCAATTTGTGGAAGGCGAGTTCTCGGAAGGCTACGATCCTACAGTGGAGAATA cttACAGCAAGATAGTGACTCTTGGCAAAGATGAGTTTCACCTACATCTGGTGGACACAGCAGGGCAG GATGAGTACAGCATTCTGCCCTATTCATTCATCATTGGGGTCCATGGTTATGTGCTTGTGTATTCTGTCACCTCTCTGCATAG CTTCCAAGTCATTGAGAGTCTGTACCAAAAGCTACATGAAGGCCATGGGAAAACCCG GGTGCCAGTGGTTCTAGTGGGGAACAAGGCAGATCTCTCTCCAGAGAG AGAGGTACAGGCAGTTGAAGGAAAGAAGCTGGCAGAGTCCTGGGGTGCGACATTTATGGAGTCATCTGCTCGAGAGAATCAGGTGCTGGGCCTGAAGACTAGAAGGGTGGTGATGGTAGCTGTGTTTTCCTTATTGTACTGCTTGGTGGTGGGAATGTTGCGGGAATGGGGCTTTCACCCCAGAGCTGGGTGGTATTGGCACTGA